The DNA window ATGTTGCGGCTTCGGCGCTGAAAGTGGCCGACAACGCGGTCCAGGTGCTGGGCGGCCACGGCTACATCCGCGAGCATCCGGTCGAGATGTGGCTGCGCAACGCGCGCGGCCTCTCGGCGATCGAGGGACTCGCCACAGTCTGAAAGATATCAACGGGAGATCGTTGAGATGATCGATTTCGAAATCGACCCGCAGACCCAAAAGCGCATCGACCTTTTCCATACGGTGGCCGAGCAGATGATGCGGCCGATCTCGCGCGAGTACGACGAACGCGAGCACGAGAAGCCGTGGGACTTCCTGAACGCGATGTGGGCCGCAAGCACCGCACCCGGCGGAGATCCGATGGGCGGCGGCGACGCGAGCGGGCAGGGCGCCGTGAAGCTGCGCAACGTCTATACCGTCGCGACCACGGAGGAGCTGTGCTGGGGCGACGCCGGACTGTTCCTGTCAATTCCGAACGCCGGCCTTGGCGGCGCGGCGGTGATGGCGGCGGGCACTCCGGAACAGAAGCAGCGCTTTCTCTCGCCTTTTCGCGGCGGCAAACCCAAGTGGGGCGCGATGGCTATCACCGAGCCCGGCTGCGGGTCGGATTCTGCCGCGGTGACCACCACCGCAAATCGCGACGGCGACCATTGGGTGCTCAACGGCAACAAGATTTTCTGCACTTCGGGCTGGATGGCGGTCGAGAAGTCGGAAGGTTTCGTGGTGGTCTGGGCTACGGTGGACAAGAGCGCCGGTCGCCCCGGGATAAAGCCCTTCATTGTCGAGCATGGAACCCCCGGTATGTCGGTGGCGCGGTTGGAGAAAAAGCTCGGCATCCGGGTGAGCGACACGGCGGCGCTGGTTTTCGACAATTGCCGCGTGCCCGCCGACCATCTGCTCGGCAGCCCCGAGGTGAGGCGCGAGGGTGGCGGCTTCAAGGATGTGATGGCGACGTTCGATGCGACGCGGCCGATCGTCGCGGCGATGGCGATCGGCGTTGGTCGCGCGGCGCTCGACTTCGTGCGCGAGTTTCTCGCCGAGCAGAAGGTCGAGATTCGCTACGGGCTCTCGCCCCGGCGGCTGAGCACGGTCGAACGCGATTTCATGGAGATGGAGGTTCAGCTCAAGGCGGCGCGTCTGCTGACCTGGCGCGCGGCATGGATGCTCGACATGGGGATGCGCAACAGCCTGGAGGCCTCGATGGCCAAGGCCAAGGCGGGTCTCGCGGTCACGCAAATTACGCAGAAGGCGGTGGAATTACTGGGGCCGCTTGGCTACTCGCGGCGCTACCTGGTCGAAAAATGGATGCGCGACGCGAAGATCAATGACATTTTCGAGGGCACGCAGCAGATCAACATGATCATCGTGGCGCGGCGCATCCTGGAGTACTCGAGCAAGGAACTGAACTGACGCCGGCGGATCGCGCTCGCGCGCTTTCGGAGATGAAAAGCAAACGGCCGACTCGCGGAGAGCCGGCCGTTACTTTTCAGTTCAGTGATGGCGGCTTACCAGAACCACTTGCCTTTCTCATAGGCGAAGATCTCGCGCGTCGGAACCACCGAGGTTGCGTGCGGTGACGCGTGTTTCGCCTCCTCGAGACTCTTGCCGGTGAGGGTGTAGTCGTATTCCTTGTAGGTCAGGATGCCCACGGCGACTCCGTTGCTGGCCTCCTTGCACGTGCAGGAATCGACCGCACCGTAGCCGACATAGCTTCCGGTCTCGACCCCGTTTTGCATCACCCACTTGATGTTGCTCACGTTGTCATGCTCGCGGATGCTCAGCTTGTGCGCCCATTCGCGGCAGAAATCGGGAAAGGCCGCGCTCGCAATCCGAAACTGCTTGAGCGCGCGGATCATGGTCGGGTTGAGCGCCTGCGCCGCGCCTTGCATCCCGTTTCCATCAAGCCCCTTTAGAACCGGAGCCGTTGCGTTTGGGACGTTGAGCGCCGGGGTGGTATCGCTGCTTGCGACTACTCCGGCCGACGGCGGAATCGCCTGTGCTGTATTTGACGGAGCTACAGGCGACGGGCTAACCGGCGCCGCAGCCGCCAGGGCAGGCGTCGTGGGCGAGTTTATGTGAGGAACCGCGGGCGCCGGAACCGCTGCCGGAGCGGCCGCGGCAGCCTCGCTTGCCGGTGCGCTTCCTTCGACCTTCATCGACGAGCCAGAGGACGCAGTAGATTCGTCGGACGCCGTCGAGCTTTGGAATAGCGAACAACCTGCCATTGGAATCGCGGCCATCGCGAGCAGGATCAATCCCGCCGTCAATCCATTGAGTTTGTTGCCGCTGCGCTCAATGTGACACATCGTCGTCCCCCCCATTACCTGCTCCGCACTGTGGGCTTAGCCTAGCTATGTAAACAACCTATCGCGGGAAATCTCAAGAGGACGAGACGTTCACTTCTGACATGGCCGCAGCCCCCCGGAAGGGGGCTGCGGCCGGATTCGGACCTGAACTATCAGACCTTACTGATTCGGGATCAGCTCGACCCGGCGGTTCTGGGCGCGCCCTTCGCGCGTCTTGTTGGTCGCGACGAAGTCCGTCTTTCCAAAGCCGTGCGGGGTCATACGGCTCTCGGCCACGCCGTGATCTGCCAGATACTTCACCACCGCGTTGGAGCGGCGCTCGGATAGTCGCAGATTGTACCGCACCGAGCCGATCGCGTCGCAGTAGCCGTTGACTGCGATCGATACGTTCGGATGCGACTTCAGAGTCTCAGCCGCCTCGTCTAGCACTGCGGCATCCTCCGGGCGGATGTTCGACTTGTCGAAGTCAAAGTGCACGCCGCGCAGGATTATCTTCTCCGGCGGAGGCGGCGGAGGCGGAGGAGGAGGAGGTGGTGGCGGTGGCGGTGGCGGTGGCGGTGGAGGCGGCGGCGGAGGCGGCGCGATCAGATAGCCGATGATGCCGCCGATGATCGCACCACCTACGATGCCGGCCGGGACGGCGGGCCAGTTATCGCTGTTATCGGCTGCGAATACGCCGCCGCCGATACCGCCGCCAATCGCAGCGCCCGCGACGGCGCCGTAGATGGTATAATCCCTCTGTTCCGTAGTCATTCCGCAGCCCGCAAACGTAATCGCGGCCGCGGCCCACAGAACCCAGAAAGCCTTTCCTCGTCTTCGTCCGATCATAACCCATTCTTTCCTATCGCCCCAGGCCCGC is part of the Candidatus Binataceae bacterium genome and encodes:
- a CDS encoding acyl-CoA dehydrogenase family protein, with amino-acid sequence MIDFEIDPQTQKRIDLFHTVAEQMMRPISREYDEREHEKPWDFLNAMWAASTAPGGDPMGGGDASGQGAVKLRNVYTVATTEELCWGDAGLFLSIPNAGLGGAAVMAAGTPEQKQRFLSPFRGGKPKWGAMAITEPGCGSDSAAVTTTANRDGDHWVLNGNKIFCTSGWMAVEKSEGFVVVWATVDKSAGRPGIKPFIVEHGTPGMSVARLEKKLGIRVSDTAALVFDNCRVPADHLLGSPEVRREGGGFKDVMATFDATRPIVAAMAIGVGRAALDFVREFLAEQKVEIRYGLSPRRLSTVERDFMEMEVQLKAARLLTWRAAWMLDMGMRNSLEASMAKAKAGLAVTQITQKAVELLGPLGYSRRYLVEKWMRDAKINDIFEGTQQINMIIVARRILEYSSKELN
- a CDS encoding OmpA family protein, coding for MTTEQRDYTIYGAVAGAAIGGGIGGGVFAADNSDNWPAVPAGIVGGAIIGGIIGYLIAPPPPPPPPPPPPPPPPPPPPPPPPPPPEKIILRGVHFDFDKSNIRPEDAAVLDEAAETLKSHPNVSIAVNGYCDAIGSVRYNLRLSERRSNAVVKYLADHGVAESRMTPHGFGKTDFVATNKTREGRAQNRRVELIPNQ